From Parasteatoda tepidariorum isolate YZ-2023 chromosome 1, CAS_Ptep_4.0, whole genome shotgun sequence, one genomic window encodes:
- the LOC107454634 gene encoding uncharacterized protein isoform X1: MFGNNAFITFLCFAVICCKFGMPEDFCSLSFNERCRRPDYLYDPFPVTSNQLLTRCSEHLVHRQCLIDYENECGKETWNIYGLHADMRTLNKFCEEGSVLFNSLVENGECFSTFPSALIDARLDKCQSNIRSRDPEKYDEIFFVSNGNDDKKKQCFLDIMYVTCFIEAVSEDCGNTAKELVLQALNDNGMNNTMCTNYEDEAKIFMKDMNLSFAPKISLQDFILLQSKLNATENF, translated from the exons ATGTTCGGAAATAATGCTTTCATCACATTTTTATGCTTTG ctgTAATATGCTGCAAGTTTGGCATGCCAGAAGATTTCTGTTCTCTCAGTTTTAATGAAAGATGTCGACGACCTGATTATTTATATGATCCATTTCCAGTAACTTCTAACCAGCTACTGACACGATGCTC AGAACACCTTGTGCATCGCCAGTGCTTGATTGATTACGAAAACGAATGTGGAAAGGAAACTTGGAATATCTATGGACTCCATGCAGACATGAGAACTCTTAATAAATTCTGTGAAGAAGGTTCAGTTTTGTTTAACT CTCTTGTCGAAAATGGGGAATGCTTTAGCACATTTCCCTCAGCCTTGATTGATGCTCGCCTTGATAAATGCCAAAGCAATATACGCAGTAGAGACCCAGAGAAATacgacgaaatattttttgtgtcaaATGGAAATGATGATAAGAAGAAACAGTGTTT ccTTGATATCATGTACGTAACCTGTTTTATTGAAGCAGTATCTGAAGATTGTGGAAATACAGCTAAGGAACTCGTTCTGCAAGCATTGAATGATAACGGTATGAATAACACTATGTGTACGAATTACGAAGATGAAGCTAAGATATTCATGAAGGATATGAACTTAAgctttgctccaaaaatttcaCTTCAGGATTTTATACTACTACAAAGTAAACTGAATGCGACTGAGAACTTCTAA
- the LOC107454635 gene encoding uncharacterized protein: MFFILLFATAYAQETQFQYDSENALCKDFPYQTCKFRGSENFPETEREVIEYCRALVDHSNCWSNVLRVCDLGDRAPSFREVYDSGVFIDLCNKKYPLYNVLADNAKCIADTIDHLKKNGFCLNHIDALEQKPEFRSKIEDLHAGYEGESRMQLGNCVSSVFQVGCLGISLKNNCGRMAQNLMLWAVEKSGILKVDCKEEYETTVKKFVDIMELDMRK; encoded by the exons ATGTTTTTCATCTTACTTTTTGCAACAGCATACGCTCAAG AGACTCAGTTTCAATATGATAGTGAAAATGCCCTGTGCAAGGATTTTCCATATCAAACATGCAAGTTCCGAGGTAGTGAAAATTTTCCTGAAACTGAGAGAGAGGTTATCGAATATTGCAG agcGTTGGTCGATCACTCCAATTGTTGGTCAAATGTTCTTCGAGTCTGTGATCTTGGTGACAGAGCTCCATCCTTTCGAGAAGTCTATGATTCGGGTGTATTTATAGATCTTTGTAATAAGAAATACCCTCTATATAATG ttCTAGCGGATAATGCAAAATGCATTGCAGATACTATagatcatttaaagaaaaatgggtTCTGCTTGAATCATATTGATGCCCTTGAacaaaaaccagaatttcgAAGCAAAATAGAAGATTTACACGCAGGATACGAAGGAGAATCAAGGATGCAGTTGGGAAATTGCgt GAGCAGTGTATTTCAAGTTGGGTGTTTAGGCATATCGCTAAAAAATAACTGTGGAAGAATGGCCCAGAACCTGATGTTGTGGGCTGTAGAGAAAAGTGGAATTCTGAAAGTTGACTGCAAAGAAGAATATGaaacaactgtaaaaaaatttgtggatATTATGGAATTGGATATGCGAAAATGA
- the LOC107454633 gene encoding uncharacterized protein has protein sequence MDLKLRFYYYFQDKSKRNLRNNMWIFITFLFTTVYGAHIPLEENGNSVCSKAPSEACMFQNTIKKFTETSVSVDDLCNELVNLHHCMSNFFESCDTDKNQVPFRSVFDSGMILMVCKNNSAIHKTFTDNAKCISNTVKKMGENGFCRNHLTALAEETPDIQDKVMSFVTDEHMGKCLEMVFEIGCIATELSESCTPEAKHLFIWFVDLSRVSKSVCSEEYEAKIDEFVELMKFDLKH, from the exons ATGGATTTGAAGCTTCGTTTTTACTATTACTTTCAGGATAAATCAAAGCGtaacttaagaaataatatgtggatttttatcacatttcttttcacaacagtttATG GAGCACATATTCCATTAGAAGAAAATGGGAACAGCGTGTGTAGCAAGGCTCCTTCAGAAGCATGCATGTTCCAGAACACTATTAAGAAATTTACAGAAACATCTGTTAGTGTAGACGATCTATGCAA TGAATTGGTTAATCTTCATCACTGCATGTCGAATTTCTTTGAAAGCTGCGATACTGATAAAAACCAAGTTCCATTCCGATCAGTTTTCGATTCAGGAATGATTCTGATGGTTTGCAAGAATAATTCTGCCATTCACAAAA CTTTTACTGACAATGCGAAGTGCATTAGCAATACTGTCAAGAAAATGGGTGAAAATGGTTTCTGCAGAAATCATCTCACTGCTCTAGCTGAAGAAACTCCAGATATCCAAGATAAAGTAATGAGTTTCGTCACAGACGAGCACATGGGGAAGTGTTT gGAAATGGTATTTGAAATTGGATGTATAGCTACTGAACTATCTGAATCATGTACTCCTGAAGCAAAGCATCTGTTTATATGGTTCGTAGACTTAAGCAGAGTGTCAAAAAGTGTGTGTTCCGAGGAATATGAAGCAAAAATTGATGAATTTGTGGAGCTTATGAAGTTTGACCtgaagcattaa
- the LOC107454634 gene encoding uncharacterized protein isoform X2, whose translation MPEDFCSLSFNERCRRPDYLYDPFPVTSNQLLTRCSEHLVHRQCLIDYENECGKETWNIYGLHADMRTLNKFCEEGSVLFNSLVENGECFSTFPSALIDARLDKCQSNIRSRDPEKYDEIFFVSNGNDDKKKQCFLDIMYVTCFIEAVSEDCGNTAKELVLQALNDNGMNNTMCTNYEDEAKIFMKDMNLSFAPKISLQDFILLQSKLNATENF comes from the exons ATGCCAGAAGATTTCTGTTCTCTCAGTTTTAATGAAAGATGTCGACGACCTGATTATTTATATGATCCATTTCCAGTAACTTCTAACCAGCTACTGACACGATGCTC AGAACACCTTGTGCATCGCCAGTGCTTGATTGATTACGAAAACGAATGTGGAAAGGAAACTTGGAATATCTATGGACTCCATGCAGACATGAGAACTCTTAATAAATTCTGTGAAGAAGGTTCAGTTTTGTTTAACT CTCTTGTCGAAAATGGGGAATGCTTTAGCACATTTCCCTCAGCCTTGATTGATGCTCGCCTTGATAAATGCCAAAGCAATATACGCAGTAGAGACCCAGAGAAATacgacgaaatattttttgtgtcaaATGGAAATGATGATAAGAAGAAACAGTGTTT ccTTGATATCATGTACGTAACCTGTTTTATTGAAGCAGTATCTGAAGATTGTGGAAATACAGCTAAGGAACTCGTTCTGCAAGCATTGAATGATAACGGTATGAATAACACTATGTGTACGAATTACGAAGATGAAGCTAAGATATTCATGAAGGATATGAACTTAAgctttgctccaaaaatttcaCTTCAGGATTTTATACTACTACAAAGTAAACTGAATGCGACTGAGAACTTCTAA